One window of the Niallia circulans genome contains the following:
- a CDS encoding YcnI family protein, with the protein MIHKKKFISGLVALAAVFFIALPVSAHVTVNPSQSTTEAWETYTVRIPVEKDVDTTKVTIKIPENVEYKMYEPVDGWKTTTTKDDNDKVATVTWEAESEETAIKAGQYRDFTFRAQNPKEPGDIAWDAFQYYADGSIVEWTGDSDAELPHSITNIAQSNETVDSHGHSTKTDDAADDQQKDKDAEHANEGTNVNTILSIIAIVLSLAAIVIIFIRKK; encoded by the coding sequence ATGATACATAAAAAGAAATTTATATCTGGATTAGTAGCATTAGCAGCTGTCTTCTTTATAGCATTACCAGTTAGCGCTCATGTTACCGTGAATCCATCCCAATCTACTACAGAGGCGTGGGAAACGTATACTGTAAGAATTCCAGTTGAAAAAGATGTGGATACAACAAAGGTAACGATTAAAATTCCCGAAAATGTGGAGTATAAAATGTATGAACCTGTCGATGGCTGGAAAACGACTACAACAAAAGATGATAATGATAAAGTGGCAACTGTAACTTGGGAAGCAGAATCAGAAGAGACTGCTATTAAGGCTGGTCAATATCGCGATTTTACTTTTAGAGCACAGAATCCAAAAGAGCCTGGCGATATAGCATGGGATGCATTCCAGTACTATGCAGATGGCAGCATTGTGGAATGGACTGGAGACAGTGATGCTGAGCTGCCTCATTCTATCACAAATATTGCTCAATCTAATGAAACGGTTGATAGTCATGGACACAGCACAAAAACGGATGATGCAGCAGATGATCAACAGAAAGACAAAGATGCCGAGCATGCAAATGAAGGTACAAATGTAAATACGATATTATCGATTATCGCTATTGTTTTATCATTAGCTGCAATTGTAATAATTTTTATAAGAAAAAAATAA